One Gadus chalcogrammus isolate NIFS_2021 chromosome 22, NIFS_Gcha_1.0, whole genome shotgun sequence genomic window carries:
- the agr2 gene encoding anterior gradient protein 2 homolog, whose amino-acid sequence MTKAILLVLLVLVAVCSTQGKPEQKNIPKRGKRIPQTLSRGWGDQLIWAQTYEEALYWSRWRNKPLLVIFHLEDCPHSALMKKAFADDKEVQKILDEDFIVLNLMYETTDKHLSPDGQYVPRFLFVDPSMTVRADITGRYSNRMYAYEPVDMKILLESMAKAKKLLKTEL is encoded by the exons ATGACTAAAGCCATCCtgttggtgctgctggtgctggtggcagTGTGCTCCACCCAGGGGAAGCCAGAGCAGAAAAACATCCCCAAAAGGGGCAAGAGGATTCCTCAGACGCTCTCCAGAG gaTGGGGTGATCAGCTGATCTGGGCCCAGACCTATGAGGAGGCGCTGTACTGGTCCAGGTGGAG GAACAAGCCTCTGCTGGTCATCTTCCACCTGGAGGACTGCCCCCACAGCGCCC TGATGAAGAAGGCTTTCGCAGATGACAAGGAAGTGCAGAAAATCTTGGATGAGGACTTTATTGTCCTGAATCTTATG TATGAAACCACGGACAAACATCTCTCCCCTGACGGACAGTATGTCCCAAGGTTCCTGTTCGTCG ATCCCTCCATGACCGTGAGGGCTGACATCACTGGTCGCTACTCCAACCGCATGTATGCCTACGAGCCTGTCGACATGAAGATCT TATTGGAAAGCATGGCCAAGGCCAAGAAGCTGCTCAAGACCGAATTATAG
- the bzw2 gene encoding eIF5-mimic protein 1 translates to MSSGKPQKPVLTGQRFKTRKRDEKEKFEPTLFRDTIVQGLNEAGTDLEAVARFLDVSGSRLDYRRYADTLFDVLIAGSMLAPGGTRIHEADQNKVTAHCVFTSEEKHSSIRLYAQVFHKLIRRYKYLEKAFEEEIRKLLLFLKAFTESEQNKLAMLTGVLLANNDLPPPILVGLFSEGIVKEGISACFAVKMFKAWIAEKDANSVTMALRKSSLDKRLLELFPANKQSVEHFSRYFDQAGLSELSEFLRTQRCLGTRKQLQKELQEKLSQDCPIPEIVVYVKEEMKRNGLLEPAVIGLLWACLMNAVEWNKKEELLTEQALKHLKHYAPLLAVFSTQGQSEWVLLLKVQDFCYDNINFMKAFAKIVVLFYKADVLSEEAILKWYKDGHSSKGKSIFLEQMRKFVEWLQNAEEESDSEGEEAK, encoded by the exons ATGAGTTCCGGTAAGCCGCAGAAGCCAGTGCTGACAGGCCAGAGGTTCAAGACCAGAAAGAGGG ATGAAAAGGAGAAATTTGAGCCGACCCTTTTCAGAGATACTATTGTCCAGGGCCTCAACGAAGCTGGCACTGACCTGGAGGCCGTGGCCCGGTTCCTGGACGTGTCCGGGTCACGCCTGGACTACCGGCGTTATGCCGACACTCTGTTTGACGTCCTCATCGCAGGGAGCATGCTGG CCCCAGGAGGGACCCGCATCCATGAGGCCGACCAGAACAAGGTGACGGCCCACTGCGTCTTCACCAGTGAAGAGAAGCATTCCTCCATACGCCTCTACGCTCAG GTTTTCCATAAACTCATAAGGAGATACAAATACCTGGAGAAGGCCTTTGAAGAGGAAATTAGGAAG CTGTTGCTCTTCCTCAAAGCCTTCACAGAGTCTGAGCAGAACAAGCTAGCCATGTTGACGGGGGTGCTGTTGGCCAACAATGATCTCCCCCCGCCCATCCTTGTTGGCTTGTTCAGCGAGGGAATCGTCAAAGAAG GGATCTCAGCATGCTTCGCTGTGAAGATGTTCAAGGCGTGGATAGCAGAGAAAGACGCCAACTCAGTGACCATGGCCTTGAGGAAGTCCAGCCTGGACAAGAGGCTCCTG GAGCTTTTCCCGGCCAACAAGCAGAGCGTGGAGCACTTCTCCAGGTACTTTGACCAGGCGGGGCTCAGCGAGCTGTCCGAGTTCCTCCGCACGCAGCGCTGCCTGGGCACGCGCAAGCAGCTGCAGAAGGAGCTGCAGGAGAAGCTTTCCCAGGACTGCCCCATCCCAgag ATCGTGGTGTACGtgaaggaggagatgaagaggaacGGGCTGCTGGAGCCGGCCGTGATAGGCCTGCTCTGGGCCTGTCTGATGAACGCCGTGGAGTGGAACAAGAAGGAGGAGCTGCTCACGGAGCAGGCGCTCAAACACCTGAAG cactaTGCCCCCCTGCTGGCAGTGTTCAGTACTCAGGGCCAGTCAGAGTGGGTGCTGCTGCTCAAGGTGCAGGACTTCTGCTACGACAACATCAACTTCATGAAGGCCTTCGCCAAGATAGTCGTACTCTTCTACAAAG CCGATGTCCTGAGTGAGGAAGCCATTCTGAAGTGGTACAAAGACGGCCACTCGTCAAAAGGAAAAAGCATCTTCTTGGAACAGATGAGGAAGTTTGTTGAGTGGCTGCAGAATGCGGAAGAAG AATCGGACTCTGAAGGGGAGGAGGCCAAGTGA
- the tspan13b gene encoding tetraspanin-13b gives MGCAGFTCSKHSLGALNILYVMVSLLMIGIAAWGKWFGLVSSFQVVGGVIGVGVFLFFVALAGLIGAMKHHQVLLFFYMIVLFMVFIVQFSVSSACLAINKEQQEHLLEVGWNNSQSTQRDVEKSFNCCGFRQVEYNSTCDAACYPNNSCSPCGEQIQAHAGQVLRYVGGLGLFFSFTEMLGVWFTYRYRNQKDPRANPSAFL, from the exons ATGGGCTGCGCCGGGTTCACCTGCTCCAAACACTCCCTGGGGGCGCTCAACATCCTCTACGTG atgGTGAGCCTGCTGATGATCGGGATCGCCGCGTGGGGGAAGTGGTTCGGCCTGGTGTCCAGCTTCCAGGTGGTGGGCGGCGTCATCGGGGTGGGGGTCTTCCTGTTCTTCGTGGCCCTGGCCGGCCTCATCGGCGCCATGAAGCATCACCAAGTCCTCCTCTTCTTC TACATGATCGTCTTGTTCATGGTGTTCATCGTGCAGTTCTCCGTCTCCAGCGCATGTCTGGCCATCAACAAAGAGCAGCAG gagcATCTCCTGGAGGTGGGCTGGAACAACTCTCAGAGCACCCAGAGGGACGTGGAGAAGAGCTTCAACTGCTGCGGCTTCAGGCAGGTGGAGTACAACTCCACCTGCGACGCT GCCTGCTACCCCAACAACTCGTGCTCGCCGTGCGGGGAGCAGATCCAGGCGCACGCGGGCCAGGTGCTGCGCTACGTGGGCGGCCTGGGCCTCTTCTTCAGCTTCACTGAg ATGCTGGGGGTTTGGTTCACGTACCGCTACAGGAACCAGAAAGATCCGCGGGCCAACCCCAGTGCCTTCCTCTAG
- the ppp1r10 gene encoding serine/threonine-protein phosphatase 1 regulatory subunit 10 — protein sequence MAVGPVDPREILKGVEALLGKDGELRSLEGVPKVFSLMKNSTKMVSRCMYMNILLQTKSHDILNRFIRVGGYKLLNAWLTYSKTTTNTPLLQLILLTLQKLPLKVDHLKQNNTAKLVKQLSKSGETEELRKLATVLVEGWMAIIRSQSVPNSGTSPADKKKKEGKMPMREMKEKAAAVEEEKKKEKPKAHAPSHAKIRSIGLEIEVASPALVKKTPAAPQLGDKYNIKPAVLKRPSNGPLDPPPVEKKYKPLNTPSNSAKEIKVKIIPAQPMECTGFLDALNSAPVPGVKIKKKKMGSPAGGAGTSPSAKAVSPTSNKPNPFDKPANYQGLTAKPSSPEGASSCPAPSEDSQDMEPPGTPVPADDPEASDTAEKPNALAEPRREEETLTKKGKKKKSVRWAEEEQLKEYFYFDLDETERVNVNKIKDFGEAAKREMMMDRQTYEMSRRLSHDAMEERVPWTPPRPFTLTGSLVHSGSGSTEKLTQRDREMGILQEIFLSKESVPDSPHEPDPEPYEPMPARVIPLDEDSSMPEDGYMEPMDTTPQHAAVLGLGLGEGSKLPPVLANLMGNLGGSGPPQAPGNPAAPSVNVQELLSSIMGAQGNQSTEDLIKQPDFSDKIKQLLGSLQQSQNQNQNQNQNGPPPVNPGLLGHGPMNNMNNMQMPMNGYPPNQPPGAPRFPHPPPPHNHGPPFNAGPRMMGPPPGQGHGDNGGNYWGDDSMRGGPPRGGHFHRGGRGRGGEPGPFRGRGSRGGPRGGHNNMNDMSKRPVCRHFMMKGNCRYESNCAFYHPGVNGPPLPPNHPAHNQHPPHPQHGH from the exons aTGGCGGTTGGCCCTGTCGACCCACGGGAGATCCTGAAGGGGGTTGAAGCGCTCCTGGGGAAAGATGGGGAGCTGCGCAGCTTGGAAGGAGTTCCCAAAGTTTTCAG CCTGATGAAAAACTCCACCAAGATGGTCAGTCGCTGCATGTACATGAACATCCTGCTGCAGACCAAGTCCCACGACATCCTCAACAG GTTTATTCGAGTTGGGGGCTATAAATTGCTCAACGCTTGGCTGACCTACTCCAAAACCACCACCAACACGCCTCTTCTGCAGCTCATCCTGCTCACACTGCAGAAGCTGCCTCTGAAAGTAGACCACCTCAAACAG AACAACACTGCAAAGCTGGTGAAGCAGTTAAGCAAGAGCGGCGAGACTGAAG AGCTGCGGAAGCTGGCGACCGTGCTGGTGGAGGGCTGGATGGCCATCATCCGGTCACAGAGTGTCCCCAACAGTGGGACGTCGCCAGCAG ataagaagaagaaggagggcaAAATGCCCATGCGAGAAATGAAGGAGAAGGCGGcggcagtggaggaggagaagaagaaagagaagcccAAGGCCCACGCGCCCAGCCACGCCAAGATCCGCTCCATAG GCCTGGAGATAGAAGTGGCCAGCCCTGCCCTGGTTAAAAAGACTCCCGCCGCCCCTCAACTGGGAGACAAGTACAACATCAAGCCTGCTGTTCTCAAGAGGCCCAG CAACGGGCCTTTAGATCCCCCGCCGGTGGAGAAGAAATACAAACCCCTGAACACGCCCTCCAACTCAGCCAAAGAGATCAAAGTGAAGATCATTCCCGCTCAAC CTATGGAGTGTACCGGTTTTCTGGATGCCTTGAACTCTGCGCCTGTGCCTGGCGTCAAgattaagaagaagaagatgggcTCTCCCGCCGGCGGGGCCGGTACCAGTCCCAGTGCCAAAGCCGTGTCCCCGACCTCCAACAAG ccaAACCCCTTCGACAAGCCGGCCAACTACCAGGGCCTGACGGCCAAGCCCTCGTCCCCAGAGGGGGCGTCGTCGTGCCCCGCCCCCAGCGAGGACAGCCAGGACATGGAGCCCCCCGGGACCCCCGTGCCCGCCGACGACCCCGAGGCCTCTGACACCG CAGAGAAGCCGAACGCGCTGGCGGAGCCGCGGCGCGAGGAGGAGACGCTGACCAAGAagggcaagaagaagaagagcgtCCGCTGGGCCGAGGAGGAGCAGCTCAAAGAGTACTTCTACTTTGACCTGGACGAAACGGAGAGAG TCAACGTGAACAAGATCAAGGACTTCGGCGAGGCAGCCAAGCGGGAGATGATGATGGACCGTCAGACCTACGAGATGTCCCGCCGGCTGTCCCACGACGCCATGGAGGAGCGGGTCCCCTGGACGCCCCCCCGGCCCTTCACGCTCACCGGGAGCCTGGTGCACTCGGGCTCCGGCAGCACGGAGAAGCTCACGCAGAGGGACCGCGAGATGGGCATCCTGCAGGAGATCTTCCTCAGCAAGGAGAG CGTACCGGACAGCCCTCACGAGCCAGACCCCGAGCCGTACGAGCCCATGCCGGCACGCGTCATCCCGCTGGACGAGGACTCCAGCATGCCGGAGGACGGCTACATGGAGCCCATGGACACCACGCCGCAGCACGCTGCCgtcctgggcctgggcctgggggaGGGCTCCAAGCTGCCCCCGGTGCTGGCCAACCTCATGGGCAACCTGGGGGGCAGCGGGCCCCCGCAGGCCCCCGGCAACCCGGCGGCCCCCAGCGTCAACGTCCAGGAGCTGCTCTCCTCCATCATG GGGGCGCAGGGGAACCAGTCCACGGAGGACCTCATCAAACAGCCCGACTTCTCGGACAAAATCAAGCAGCTGCTGGGCTCCCTGCAGCAGagccagaaccagaaccagaaccagaaccagaacggACCCCCGCCAG TGAACCCGGGGCTGCTGGGCCACGGCCCCATGAACAACATGAACAACATGCAGATGCCCATGAACGGCTATccccccaaccagccccccGGGGCGCCCCGCTTCCcgcaccccccgcccccccacaacCACGGCCCCCCCTTCAACGCCGGCCCCCGCATGATGGGGCCGCCGCCGGGCCAGGGCCACGGCGACAACGGGGGCAACTACTGGGGCGACGACTCCATGAGGGGCGGGCCGCCCCGCGGGGGCCACTTCCACCGCGGAGGGCGCGGCAGGGGAGGCGAGCCCGGTCCCTTCAGGGGCCGGGGGTCCCGTGGGGGGCCCCGCGGCGGACACAACAACATGAAcg ACATGTCCAAGAGGCCGGTGTGTCGCCACTTCATGATGAAGGGAAACTGCCGCTACGAGAGCAACTGTGCCTTCTACCATCCGGGGGTGAACgggccgcccctcccccccaaccacccCGCCCACAaccagcaccccccccacccccagcacgGACACTGA